Proteins encoded in a region of the Labeo rohita strain BAU-BD-2019 chromosome 22, IGBB_LRoh.1.0, whole genome shotgun sequence genome:
- the LOC127154064 gene encoding uncharacterized protein LOC127154064, which yields MTLFSLVTLCAPFLAGVLGVYRYGVSQTVNEGESVTLQTGVEINKQEKLRWYFNDILIAELNRDLSYSCTDFQCKDADTKFRNRLKLDRQTGSLTIKDTRTTDSGVYKLKITRKSGESVKLFIVAVHGFFNMNAEGESTFVMEGDSLTLHTDVETNQQETIRWYFNDARIAQMTGDLSYICTDVQCNEDTKTFRHRLNLDHQTGSLTITNTRTTDSGVYRLRIISSHTITEKIFIFAVYDAPAAERNQMKRKSVMEGESVTLDPGEMENLNYLMTWYFNDIRIAQITGDPNKTCTYGQCEDADGRFRDRLEVNPTGSLTITNTTTTDSGLYKLQFNSSSRISIIKIFSVTVTAVPDPTVASGAKEGRNAIVVVVVLLFVAAAVAGVICYRHRRSTQTRQNGTIRLHRYNEESAGKHSTSLSEWDSPGDC from the exons gtgTGCTTGGTGTTTATAGATATGGAGTGTCACAGACTGTGAATGAGGGAGAATCAGTGACTTTACAGACTGGTgttgaaataaacaaacaagaaaagttgagatggtattttaatgacatcCTCATTGCTGAACTGAACAGAGATCTCAGTTATAGCTGTACAGATTTTCAGTGTAAAGATGCTGATACGAAATTTAgaaacagactgaagctggatcgtcagactggatctctgaccatcaaaGACACCAGAACCACTGACTCTGGAGTTTATAAACTAAAGATAACACGAAAGAGTGGAGAAAGTGTGAAGCTCTTCATTGTTGCAGTACATG GTTTTTTCAATATGAATGCAGAAGGAGAGTCAACATttgtgatggagggagattcactCACTCTGCACACAGATGTTGAAACAAATCAACAAGAAACAAttagatggtattttaatgACGCTCGTATAGCTCAAATGACTGGAGATCTAAGTTATATCTGTACAGATGTTCAGTGTAATGAAGATACTAAGACATTCAGACACAGACTGAAtctggatcatcagactggatctctgaccatcacaaacaccagaaccacagactctggagttTATCGTCTACGGATCATCAGTAGCCACACCATCACTGAAAAGATATTCATTTTTGCTGTATATG atGCTCCTGCTGCTGAACGAAATCAAATGAAGAGAaagtcagtgatggagggagaatCTGTTACTTTAGATCCTGGTGAAATGGAAAACCTTAATTATTTGATGACatggtattttaatgacattcGCATTGCTCAAATCACAGGAGATCCGAATAAGACCTGTACATATGGTCAGTGTGAAGATGCTGATGgaagattcagagacagactggaagTGAATccgactggatctctgaccatcacaaacaccacaaccacagactctggactctATAAACTACAGttcaacagcagcagcaggatCAGTATCATAAAGATATTCAGTGTTACTGTCACTG CTGTTCCAGACCCAACTGTGGCTTCAGGTGCTAAAGAAGGAAGAAATGCTattgtagttgttgttgttttgctgtTCGTGGCTGCAGCAGTTGCTGGTGTGATTTGCTATCGCCACAGGAGATCtacacaaacaagacaaaatg GCACCATTAGGCTTCACAGATATAATGAG